The Mycoplasmopsis mustelae genome includes a window with the following:
- a CDS encoding restriction endonuclease subunit S, producing the protein MTTKKENVPAIRFKEFTDAWKRWILSDITQPYTILNGQNLKLESFSLSKIYGFINQKRIYSDGSNPIIGDKRNSQIVESNSFAMDPSAIHKGAVGLYELDEKVLVSPMYLVFKTKGLINNHFLLNWFKSYYFSKITQICLVLSARVVVDLDRVMEYKVSIPEYKEQSNIAKLFLVINAYLSLLQRKLDKLKNIKETLLEKMFV; encoded by the coding sequence ATGACAACTAAAAAAGAAAACGTTCCCGCAATTAGATTTAAAGAATTCACTGACGCTTGAAAGCGGTGAATTCTATCAGATATCACACAACCATATACCATTTTAAATGGTCAAAATTTAAAATTAGAAAGTTTTTCGTTATCTAAAATTTATGGTTTTATTAATCAAAAAAGGATCTACTCTGACGGTTCAAATCCAATTATAGGAGATAAAAGAAATTCACAAATAGTTGAATCAAATTCATTTGCAATGGATCCTTCAGCGATACACAAGGGAGCTGTAGGGCTCTATGAATTAGATGAAAAGGTTTTAGTTAGTCCGATGTATTTAGTTTTTAAAACGAAAGGATTAATTAATAACCATTTCCTATTAAATTGATTTAAATCATATTATTTTTCTAAAATTACTCAAATTTGTTTAGTTCTAAGTGCAAGGGTTGTAGTGGATTTAGATAGGGTCATGGAATATAAAGTGTCTATTCCAGAATACAAAGAGCAATCAAATATTGCTAAACTATTTTTAGTAATAAATGCCTACCTATCACTTCTTCAACGTAAGTTAGATAAGTTAAAAAACATTAAAGAAACTCTTTTAGAGAAGATGTTTGTGA